In Ignavibacteria bacterium, the sequence GCCAGTAACCTGAATCAACCGCAGCTTTCTGGTTCTGGTTTGCTGTGCGCATGTTGATTCCGTGCGCTATGCAGTGGCTGTAAGCAATTATAAGTGAAGGCCCGTCATATTTTTCAGCTTCCGTGAAGGCTTTAAGTGTCTGTGAATCACTTGCGCCCAATGCTACCCTTGCAACATATACATTTCCGTAACTTACCGCAAGCAGCCCCAGATCTTTTTTTGCTGTTGTTTTGCCGGCTGCAGAAAACTTCGCAACGGCTGCGCGGGGAGTTGATTTTGATGTCTGGCCGCCTGTGTTTGAATACACCTCCGTATCCAGAACAAGCAGGTTAACATTTTTGCCTGAAAGCAATACATGATCAACTCCGCCGAAGCCAATATCATATGCCCATCCGTCGCCGCCCATTATCCAGACTGATTTTTTCACAAGGTAGTCGCTCAGCCAATCAAGTGATCTTGCGCCGTCTCCTTTAATATCCTTTAATTTCTTCTTCAGGTCATGAACTCTTGCTCTTTGATTGAAAATTCCGAGCTCATCATCCTGATTAGCGCTTAAAATTTCGTTTACAAGCTTTTCGCCAATTTCACCGGCAAATTTCTTTAACAGGAACTCTGCCTGCTCTTTATGCTTATCAATAGCAAGGCGGTATCCTAAGCCAAACTCTGCATTATCTTCAAATAATGAATTGCTCCAGGCGGGTCCGCGTCCCTGTTTATTTACAGTCCATGGTGTAGTAGGCAGGTTGCCGCCGTAGATGCTTGAGCATCCCGTTGCATTTGCTATAATAGCCCTGTCACCGAATAACTGGCTAACAAGCTTAACATACGGCGTTTCGCCGCAGCCCAGGCATGCCCCTGAAAATTCAAAAAGCGGCTGGAGGAACTGCGAATCTTTTACCGCCGATGTATTTACCTTTGTCCTGTCAACTTCAGGCAGGTTAAGGAAGTAATCAAAATTAACCGCTTCTTTTTCCCTTAAACCTTCTGTTTCATTGGAAACCATATTGATAGCTTTGAACCTGGTTTCCTGTTTATTTTTTGCAGGGCAAACCTCTACACAAATTCCGCATCCTGTGCAGTCTTCAACTGCTACCTGCAGGCTGTACTGCGCGCCTTCGCCATATTCCTTGCCTCTGTAATTCGTGTATTTAAAAGTTTCAGGTACATTTATCAGCTCTTTCTCATCATAAACTTTTGGCCTTATTGCAGCATGTGGACAAACTATAGCGCACTTATTGCACTGTATGCATACATTGGTATCCCATACCGGTACTTCAAGTGCAATGTTTCGTTTTTCCCACATTGCAGTTCCTGTAGGGTATGTACCGTCAACGGGCAGCATGCTGACAGGTATCATATCGCCTTTACCTTCAATCATCATAGAAGTTACATTCCTTACAAACTCAGGCGCCTTTTGTGAAACAGCCTCACGCATCATAATTTCACCGCCGGCTGCCTGAGGGATCTTTACTTCAAATAAGTTGGCAAGTGTTTTATCAACGGAATCAAAATTCATTTTCACAACAGCTTCGCCTTTTTTACCGTATGTCTTTTCAATGGTCTTTTTGATCTTGGCTATTGCCTCTTCACGGGGAAGTATGTTTGAAATTGCAAAGAAACAGGTCTGCATAATTGAGTTTATCCTTAAACCCATTCCTGTTTCTTTTGCTACTTTATATGCATCAATTACATAAAGCTTGATATTTTTATCAATTATTGTCTGCTGCACTTTCTTCGGCAGCTCGCCAAAAACCAAATCAGCCGGTACCTGTGAATTAAGCAGGAATGTCGCTCCTACTTCTGCGTTTGCCAGCATGTCTATCCTCTCTAAAAACGAAGGCTGGTGGCATGCTATAAAATTCGCTTTTGTGATAAGATAAGTTGAGCGTATCGGCTTGGGTCCGAACCTTAAATGCGAGGTTGTCATTGAACCTGATTTTTTGGAATCATACACAAAATACCCCTGTGCAAAATTATCTGTTTCTTCACCGATAATTTTTATTGAATTCTTATTGGCACCTACGGTGCCGTCTGCGCCGAGACCGTAGAACATTCCGCGGAATGTTTCGGGTGATTCAACACTAAATGCCGTGTCAAACTCAAGGCTTGTGTTGGTTACATCATCAATTATACCAACAGTAAAATGATTTTTCGGCTGCTCTTTTTTCATCTCATCATAAACAGCCTTTATCATTGCAGGGGTAAACTCCTTGGATGAAAGTCCGTACCTGCCGCCTGTTATTTTTGGAAGCTTTTTCAGCTTTCCGCTGCTGTATGATTCACTAACTGCGTTAACTATATCAAGATAAAGCGGTTCGCCTGCTGAACCCGGCTCCTTGGTTCTGTCGAGCACTGAAATTTTTTCAGCAGTAACCGGCAGAACATTCAATAAGTGTTCAACTGAAAACGGCCTGTAAAGCCTTACCGTAACCAAACCGACCTTTTCGCCCTTAGCGATTAGCCAGTCTGTAATTTCTTTTGCAGGCTCATTGCCTGAGCCCATTAACACTATTACTCTTTCAGCTTCCGGGTGGCCGTAATAATCAAACAGCCTGTATTTCCTTCCTGTCAGCTCACCAAACTTATCCATATACTTCTGCACTATTGCAGGGCAGTTGTTGTAATATGTGTTAACAGTCTCTCTTGCCTGGAAGTAAACATCAGGGTTCTGCGCAGTGCCGCGTATGAAGGGGTTATCAGGTGTAAGCGCCCGTTTCCTGTGTTCAAGTATCAGCTCTTCGCTTACCATTGCCTTCATATCTTCATAGGTAAGCTGTTCTATTTTCATTACTTCATGTGATGTGCGGAAGCCGTCAAAGAAATGCAGAAACGGAATCCTGCTCTCAAGCGTAGCAGCCTGCGCTATCAGCGCCATATCCATCGCTTCCTGTACCGATGCAGATGCAAGCATTGCAAATCCGGTTTGCCTTACAGCCATTACATCGCTGTGATCACCGAATATTGAAAGTGCCTGCGCCGCAATTGAACGCGCCGTAACGTGGAAGACTGTTGAAGTAAGCTCACCCGCTATTTTATACATGTTGGGTATCATTAATAACAGACCCTGTGACGCTGTGAACGTAGTTGTCAGCGCGCCGTTCTGCAATGAG encodes:
- the nifJ gene encoding pyruvate:ferredoxin (flavodoxin) oxidoreductase; its protein translation is MERKKVTIDGNEATAYVAYNLNEVCAIYPITPSSNMGELCDQWASENKPNMWGIVPTVQEMQSEGGAAGAVHGSLQNGALTTTFTASQGLLLMIPNMYKIAGELTSTVFHVTARSIAAQALSIFGDHSDVMAVRQTGFAMLASASVQEAMDMALIAQAATLESRIPFLHFFDGFRTSHEVMKIEQLTYEDMKAMVSEELILEHRKRALTPDNPFIRGTAQNPDVYFQARETVNTYYNNCPAIVQKYMDKFGELTGRKYRLFDYYGHPEAERVIVLMGSGNEPAKEITDWLIAKGEKVGLVTVRLYRPFSVEHLLNVLPVTAEKISVLDRTKEPGSAGEPLYLDIVNAVSESYSSGKLKKLPKITGGRYGLSSKEFTPAMIKAVYDEMKKEQPKNHFTVGIIDDVTNTSLEFDTAFSVESPETFRGMFYGLGADGTVGANKNSIKIIGEETDNFAQGYFVYDSKKSGSMTTSHLRFGPKPIRSTYLITKANFIACHQPSFLERIDMLANAEVGATFLLNSQVPADLVFGELPKKVQQTIIDKNIKLYVIDAYKVAKETGMGLRINSIMQTCFFAISNILPREEAIAKIKKTIEKTYGKKGEAVVKMNFDSVDKTLANLFEVKIPQAAGGEIMMREAVSQKAPEFVRNVTSMMIEGKGDMIPVSMLPVDGTYPTGTAMWEKRNIALEVPVWDTNVCIQCNKCAIVCPHAAIRPKVYDEKELINVPETFKYTNYRGKEYGEGAQYSLQVAVEDCTGCGICVEVCPAKNKQETRFKAINMVSNETEGLREKEAVNFDYFLNLPEVDRTKVNTSAVKDSQFLQPLFEFSGACLGCGETPYVKLVSQLFGDRAIIANATGCSSIYGGNLPTTPWTVNKQGRGPAWSNSLFEDNAEFGLGYRLAIDKHKEQAEFLLKKFAGEIGEKLVNEILSANQDDELGIFNQRARVHDLKKKLKDIKGDGARSLDWLSDYLVKKSVWIMGGDGWAYDIGFGGVDHVLLSGKNVNLLVLDTEVYSNTGGQTSKSTPRAAVAKFSAAGKTTAKKDLGLLAVSYGNVYVARVALGASDSQTLKAFTEAEKYDGPSLIIAYSHCIAHGINMRTANQNQKAAVDSGYWPLFRFNPELISAGESPFKLDSKPPKIKLADYAYMETRYKMLTKSHPETAKELMNEAQEDVNKRWKMYEDLSADYQKAFVKI